The Sporosarcina ureae genome includes a region encoding these proteins:
- a CDS encoding YnfA family protein: MLKVVVIFLLAGLAEIGGGYLIWQWLREGKSALFGLFGGIALILYGVVVTFQTFPTFGRVYAAYGGVFVFLSVLWGWGIDKKTPDLYDFLGAGICLIGVTVILFAPRS; this comes from the coding sequence ATGTTGAAGGTCGTGGTGATCTTTCTGCTGGCCGGCTTGGCTGAAATCGGCGGAGGATATTTGATTTGGCAATGGTTGCGCGAAGGGAAATCTGCACTGTTCGGATTATTCGGCGGCATCGCCTTAATTTTATATGGGGTAGTGGTCACATTCCAGACATTCCCGACATTTGGCAGAGTGTATGCGGCATATGGGGGCGTGTTCGTCTTTCTATCCGTATTATGGGGATGGGGAATTGATAAAAAAACGCCTGATTTGTACGACTTCCTAGGGGCAGGAATTTGCCTGATTGGCGTAACCGTTATATTGTTTGCACCGAGATCGTGA
- a CDS encoding PaaI family thioesterase, with product MTQNEIFHIGKQALEAQSFSKLLGTKLIEFTVGEVVLEVPITEHVLQQHGFVHGGVIGYAADNALTFVGGSVLGPNVLTAEYKINYVRPAVGETLIARATVISAGKRQAVCRCDVFAVKDGEEKMCATAQGTIMTVVLE from the coding sequence ATGACGCAAAATGAAATCTTTCATATTGGCAAACAAGCATTGGAAGCCCAATCTTTCAGCAAACTATTGGGAACGAAATTGATAGAGTTTACGGTCGGGGAAGTAGTACTGGAAGTTCCCATCACGGAACACGTTCTACAGCAACATGGTTTTGTACACGGTGGGGTCATTGGCTATGCAGCAGATAACGCATTGACTTTTGTAGGCGGTTCCGTTCTAGGCCCAAACGTACTGACAGCAGAATACAAAATCAACTATGTACGGCCCGCTGTAGGTGAAACATTAATCGCCCGGGCGACAGTGATTTCTGCTGGAAAACGACAAGCCGTCTGCCGCTGTGATGTATTTGCTGTCAAGGATGGTGAAGAAAAGATGTGTGCCACTGCCCAAGGGACCATTATGACAGTCGTATTGGAATAA
- a CDS encoding cytochrome c oxidase assembly protein → MPHDAYFSTTDWLFGVLASLSILLYGGAVFHSNRKKRLRKWPRRRIAFWLAGVLASVSALVGPLAELSHDHFTWHMLGHLLLGMLGPLLLALAAPMTLVLRTLPVRQARKVSRLLKSRLAGFFTHPVIASILNIGGLWLLYTTGLFAAMHHHLWLHIVIHMHVFVAGYLFTISLLYIDPVSRRYSDRYRTAIFIAALAGHGILSKWLYAYPPTGVPIEEARAGAMLMYYGGDAVDLVIIILLFHNWYHSTKRQRTYATTTAAGHMHANETTQNAPASY, encoded by the coding sequence ATGCCACATGATGCATACTTCAGTACAACCGATTGGCTGTTTGGGGTGCTTGCATCGCTCTCTATTCTGTTATACGGGGGCGCTGTCTTTCATTCCAACCGGAAAAAGCGTTTACGTAAATGGCCACGTAGACGGATTGCGTTTTGGCTAGCAGGCGTACTCGCTTCGGTAAGCGCCCTGGTCGGACCGCTAGCGGAACTTTCACATGATCATTTTACATGGCATATGTTAGGCCATCTTTTACTCGGCATGCTCGGTCCCCTTCTATTGGCGCTCGCTGCTCCTATGACGTTAGTGCTGCGGACCCTTCCTGTTCGTCAGGCTAGGAAGGTCAGCCGCTTGTTAAAAAGCCGACTCGCGGGGTTCTTTACACATCCCGTCATCGCTTCCATTTTAAACATCGGCGGACTTTGGTTGTTATACACGACAGGATTGTTTGCGGCCATGCATCATCATCTCTGGCTGCATATCGTGATCCATATGCACGTATTCGTTGCGGGTTATCTATTTACCATCTCTCTTTTATACATCGATCCCGTGTCTCGCCGCTATAGTGATCGCTACCGTACTGCAATCTTTATCGCGGCTCTGGCGGGACACGGAATTTTATCCAAATGGTTATACGCCTATCCGCCTACCGGTGTACCGATTGAAGAGGCGCGTGCAGGAGCGATGCTTATGTATTACGGTGGCGATGCGGTGGATCTTGTGATCATCATTCTATTGTTTCACAACTGGTATCACTCGACCAAACGTCAACGGACGTACGCTACGACTACTGCGGCCGGTCATATGCACGCGAATGAAACGACACAAAACGCACCTGCTAGCTACTAG
- a CDS encoding DUF2243 domain-containing protein, whose translation MVVSQVKNWPNRKSYQKRNLWAGILFGLGFVAFLDETLFHQLLHWHKFYDQSTVAVGLVSDGLFHAFSWFATVGALYLVADLRRRNALWHKMFWGGKLLGGGAFQLYDGTIQHKVMRIHQIRYHVDIVPYDVVWNGAAIVMIVAGLLLMKSAQRDARSAEGLVLHAT comes from the coding sequence GTGGTTGTATCGCAAGTGAAAAATTGGCCGAATCGGAAAAGTTATCAGAAGAGAAATTTATGGGCGGGTATATTATTCGGACTTGGGTTTGTAGCATTTTTGGACGAGACACTGTTTCATCAGTTGCTGCATTGGCACAAGTTTTATGATCAATCTACGGTGGCGGTTGGATTAGTGTCGGATGGTTTGTTTCATGCGTTTAGCTGGTTTGCGACGGTGGGTGCGTTGTATTTGGTGGCGGATTTGCGTAGGAGAAATGCGTTATGGCATAAGATGTTTTGGGGTGGCAAGTTACTTGGTGGCGGGGCGTTCCAATTGTATGACGGAACCATTCAACATAAGGTCATGCGCATTCATCAGATTCGTTATCATGTAGACATCGTCCCGTATGATGTCGTGTGGAACGGTGCGGCGATTGTGATGATTGTGGCCGGTCTGTTGTTAATGAAGTCAGCGCAACGGGATGCACGCTCTGCGGAAGGGCTGGTGCTTCATGCCACATGA
- a CDS encoding glycerate kinase, with product MKIVIAPDAFKGSLHAEEAADAISSGVQKVYPCAEVVRLPVADGGEGTLAVLVSATGGTLRTVSVLDPLGRTIDASFGVLGDGQTAVIEMAQASGLLLLEGHELDPMKASTFGTGQLIRHALDAGYRKMIIGLGGSATNDGGAGLLEALGVRFLADGQLLQMNGEILPFINEIDVSQLDQRLLETDIHIASDVENPFVGEQGASCIFGPQKGADAEMVLRLDEGLRHLADETERQTGVRLHELRGAGAAGGSAGALIAYCGAHLESGIDVVLEAMDFVTHLSSADFIVTGEGKTDRQTLAGKALMGIAKLAKVESVPVIVISGTIEEAAREELLEWFSELHSLDDGKRSLAELMARAAELLENKALTVMQTKK from the coding sequence GTGAAAATTGTCATTGCGCCTGATGCATTTAAAGGAAGCTTGCATGCGGAAGAAGCGGCCGACGCTATATCTAGTGGAGTTCAAAAAGTCTATCCGTGCGCGGAAGTAGTTCGTTTGCCTGTTGCGGATGGCGGGGAGGGGACGCTGGCTGTCCTCGTTTCAGCAACTGGCGGGACGTTGCGAACGGTGTCTGTGCTTGATCCGTTGGGACGTACCATCGATGCATCGTTTGGCGTGCTGGGTGACGGTCAGACGGCGGTCATTGAGATGGCGCAGGCGTCTGGTTTGTTGTTGCTGGAGGGGCATGAACTCGATCCGATGAAAGCGTCAACATTTGGCACGGGCCAGTTAATTCGTCATGCGCTGGATGCGGGCTACAGGAAAATGATTATTGGACTTGGCGGCAGTGCGACGAATGATGGGGGAGCAGGTTTGCTCGAAGCGCTAGGCGTCCGGTTTTTAGCTGATGGACAGTTGTTGCAAATGAATGGGGAAATACTTCCGTTCATCAATGAAATCGATGTCTCGCAACTAGATCAGCGTTTGCTGGAGACGGACATTCACATTGCATCCGACGTAGAAAATCCATTTGTCGGTGAACAAGGGGCGTCGTGTATTTTTGGTCCGCAAAAAGGGGCGGACGCGGAAATGGTTTTGCGTTTAGATGAAGGATTACGTCATTTGGCGGACGAGACAGAAAGGCAGACAGGCGTGCGGTTGCATGAGTTGCGCGGTGCAGGAGCGGCTGGGGGGAGTGCAGGTGCATTAATTGCATACTGTGGTGCGCATCTTGAAAGTGGAATAGATGTCGTGCTGGAGGCGATGGATTTTGTAACGCATCTATCTTCAGCAGATTTCATTGTGACGGGCGAAGGCAAGACAGATCGGCAGACGCTTGCAGGCAAGGCATTAATGGGGATTGCGAAGCTTGCGAAAGTAGAGAGTGTTCCCGTTATAGTCATTTCGGGGACTATTGAGGAAGCGGCGCGTGAAGAGCTACTCGAGTGGTTTTCTGAATTGCATTCATTGGATGACGGGAAGAGGTCGTTAGCTGAATTGATGGCACGTGCAGCGGAATTATTGGAGAATAAAGCGTTGACAGTCATGCAAACTAAAAAATAG
- a CDS encoding alanine/glycine:cation symporter family protein gives MFQDAIDWLVGPANNFIWTYVLIALLLAAGLYFTIRTKFVQVRLFREMFRLIVEKKDNNDGVSPFQAFTISAASRVGTGNVAGVALAIGIGGPGAVFWMWVIAVIGMATAFIESTLAQVYKVKDGDTFRGGPAYYMQKALGWRKLGVVFAILLTMSFGFIFNAVQSNTISQSFTDVFGIPDWGVGVGLILVTGIIVFGGVKRIVKVTQTIVPVMATFYILVALYIVIVNIAEVPGLIVLIFEHAFGIKEVMGGGIGMAMMQGVRRGLFSNEAGMGSVPNAAATANVSHPAKQGLVQSLGVFFDTIIICSATAFIILLGGLYQSGEANGIILTQNSMAVQVGAWAPYFIAVAIMFFAFSSIIGNYYYGETNIEFINANVVWKRIYQVLVLAMVYFGAIAKVQVVWDMADLFMGLMAIINLIVILLLGKIAFKVLDDFTKQRRAGRNPVFKSASIPDLKGAECWEKTAERAEDRL, from the coding sequence ATGTTTCAAGACGCGATTGACTGGCTTGTAGGGCCGGCGAATAATTTTATTTGGACATATGTTTTAATTGCACTTTTATTGGCAGCGGGTTTATATTTCACGATTCGCACGAAATTTGTGCAAGTACGCTTATTTCGCGAGATGTTCCGTCTGATTGTAGAGAAGAAAGACAATAATGACGGGGTGTCTCCGTTCCAAGCATTCACAATTAGTGCCGCATCACGCGTTGGGACAGGTAACGTAGCGGGGGTAGCCCTCGCGATCGGAATCGGTGGACCGGGTGCGGTATTCTGGATGTGGGTGATCGCTGTAATCGGCATGGCGACCGCATTCATCGAAAGCACATTGGCACAAGTATATAAAGTAAAAGACGGCGATACATTCCGCGGGGGACCAGCGTATTATATGCAAAAAGCGCTAGGTTGGCGGAAACTCGGGGTAGTCTTTGCGATTTTACTGACGATGTCTTTCGGATTCATATTTAACGCAGTACAATCTAACACGATCAGTCAATCATTCACTGATGTATTTGGCATTCCCGACTGGGGTGTTGGGGTCGGCTTAATACTCGTGACAGGAATCATCGTCTTCGGCGGCGTCAAACGGATTGTCAAAGTCACACAGACCATCGTACCCGTCATGGCAACTTTCTATATTTTGGTAGCATTATATATTGTTATTGTAAATATCGCAGAAGTGCCGGGCTTGATTGTATTGATATTCGAGCATGCTTTCGGAATTAAAGAAGTCATGGGTGGCGGAATTGGGATGGCGATGATGCAAGGTGTGCGTCGTGGTCTCTTCTCCAATGAAGCAGGTATGGGTAGTGTGCCAAACGCAGCCGCTACAGCTAACGTATCGCACCCAGCAAAACAAGGATTGGTACAAAGTCTTGGCGTATTTTTCGATACGATCATCATCTGTTCTGCCACCGCATTCATTATTTTGCTCGGTGGATTGTATCAATCAGGGGAAGCAAATGGGATCATCTTGACACAAAACTCCATGGCCGTACAAGTAGGCGCGTGGGCACCATATTTCATCGCGGTTGCGATCATGTTCTTCGCTTTCAGTTCGATCATCGGAAATTATTACTATGGCGAAACGAATATTGAATTTATTAATGCCAACGTCGTATGGAAACGAATCTATCAAGTACTCGTACTCGCAATGGTATATTTCGGCGCTATCGCAAAAGTACAAGTAGTATGGGATATGGCCGATCTGTTTATGGGACTAATGGCCATTATTAACCTAATTGTCATTCTACTACTCGGCAAAATCGCCTTCAAAGTACTTGACGACTTCACGAAACAACGAAGAGCTGGCAGAAACCCCGTCTTCAAATCAGCCAGCATTCCTGACTTAAAAGGCGCAGAATGTTGGGAAAAAACAGCTGAAAGAGCAGAAGACCGTTTGTGA
- a CDS encoding ribonucleoside-diphosphate reductase subunit alpha: protein MAIIQETVGLHLLMENLQEEFGKKQIEPLIEASEKFQERHPASSATEWTNAMVLESLSRIDEANAYWTFVAARIYLFDVYAKQKALRGADVYTDFAKNVERLVEQGLYTPVLTEKYSRDELQEIGKLLDPSRDLLFTYIGLKTLVDRYVTVNFRKQSVELPQERWLIIAMTLMQDETVDRIDKIREAYWAMSNLYMTVATPTLSNAGKVHGQLSSCFIDTVDDSLQGIYNSNTDIANLSKFGGGIGVYMGKVRSRGASIRGFEGASSGVLPWIKQLNNTAVSVDQLGQRQGAVAVYLDVWHQDIFTFLDLKLNNGDDRLRAHDIFTGVCLPDLFMEKVESREDWHLFDPHEVRTKMGYSLEDFYDETKGQGTFREKYKECVRNEDLSRETVPAIEIMKRILRSQLETGTPFMFYRDEVNRMNANKHEGIIYSSNLCTEITQNMSASTHESVTLEDDLVVTRTKPGDFVVCNLSSINLGRAVTADVLERLIRIQVRMLDNVIDQNQIPVVQAQRTNARYRGIGLGTFGWHHLLALKNIQWESDEAVEFADELYENIAYLTIKASMELSKEKGAYPLFDGSDWQTGEYFEQREYDSNKWRVLRMDVAMNGMRNGYLMAVAPNSSTSVIAGSTASIDPVFKPFYHEEKKDYKLPVIAPDLDHNTYDIYRRSAYIVDQRWSIKQNAARQQHIDQSISFNIYVPNSIRASVILDLHLQAWKSGMKTTYYMRSTAAEIEECEWCHS, encoded by the coding sequence ATGGCTATTATTCAAGAAACTGTGGGACTTCATTTATTGATGGAAAACTTACAAGAAGAATTTGGCAAGAAACAAATCGAACCGTTGATCGAAGCGAGTGAGAAATTCCAGGAGCGTCACCCGGCGAGTTCGGCAACTGAATGGACGAACGCGATGGTGTTGGAATCTTTAAGCCGTATTGATGAGGCGAATGCGTATTGGACATTTGTAGCGGCGCGTATTTATTTATTCGACGTTTATGCCAAGCAAAAAGCATTGCGTGGGGCGGATGTCTATACCGATTTTGCGAAAAATGTAGAACGTTTGGTGGAACAAGGTTTATATACGCCTGTTCTGACAGAAAAATACAGCCGGGACGAGCTTCAGGAAATCGGTAAGCTACTCGATCCTTCTCGTGACCTATTATTCACATATATTGGACTAAAAACATTAGTAGACCGCTATGTAACAGTAAACTTTAGGAAACAGTCAGTGGAGCTTCCGCAAGAGCGCTGGTTGATCATCGCGATGACGTTAATGCAAGACGAAACAGTAGATCGCATTGATAAAATCCGCGAAGCGTACTGGGCGATGAGTAATTTGTACATGACAGTTGCGACGCCTACATTATCGAACGCAGGTAAGGTGCATGGTCAACTATCTAGCTGCTTTATCGATACAGTCGACGATTCATTACAAGGGATTTACAACAGCAACACAGATATCGCGAACTTGTCGAAATTTGGTGGCGGTATCGGTGTCTATATGGGGAAAGTTCGTTCTCGCGGTGCATCGATTCGTGGCTTTGAAGGGGCATCAAGCGGTGTTCTTCCTTGGATCAAACAGCTGAACAACACAGCAGTCAGCGTCGACCAACTCGGTCAACGTCAAGGTGCCGTAGCCGTTTATCTCGACGTATGGCATCAAGACATCTTCACATTCCTCGATCTCAAGCTCAATAACGGGGATGACCGTTTGCGCGCACATGACATTTTCACAGGCGTCTGCTTGCCGGACTTGTTCATGGAAAAAGTCGAGTCCCGTGAAGACTGGCATTTATTCGATCCACATGAAGTCCGCACGAAAATGGGTTATTCATTGGAAGATTTCTATGATGAAACAAAAGGACAGGGAACATTCCGCGAGAAGTATAAAGAATGTGTCCGCAATGAAGATTTATCCAGAGAGACAGTTCCAGCGATTGAAATCATGAAACGGATCCTGCGTAGCCAGCTAGAGACAGGAACACCGTTCATGTTCTACCGTGATGAAGTAAACCGTATGAACGCTAATAAGCATGAAGGAATTATTTATTCTAGTAATTTGTGCACAGAAATAACCCAAAATATGTCAGCGTCCACACATGAATCCGTAACACTCGAAGACGATCTGGTCGTCACACGCACAAAGCCAGGCGATTTCGTTGTATGTAATCTGTCGTCGATCAACCTTGGAAGAGCGGTAACAGCAGACGTGTTAGAACGTTTGATTCGCATCCAAGTACGTATGCTCGACAACGTCATCGATCAGAACCAAATCCCAGTCGTCCAAGCACAACGCACCAATGCACGCTACCGTGGAATTGGACTCGGCACATTCGGCTGGCATCATTTACTCGCATTGAAAAACATTCAGTGGGAATCTGATGAAGCGGTGGAATTCGCAGACGAGCTGTATGAAAATATCGCATATTTGACAATTAAAGCCTCAATGGAGTTATCAAAAGAAAAAGGCGCGTATCCGTTGTTTGATGGTTCGGATTGGCAAACGGGCGAGTACTTTGAGCAACGCGAATACGATTCAAATAAATGGCGTGTACTACGCATGGATGTAGCAATGAACGGTATGCGTAACGGCTACTTGATGGCAGTCGCACCGAACAGTTCGACATCGGTTATCGCTGGCTCCACAGCGTCGATCGATCCAGTGTTCAAGCCGTTCTACCATGAAGAGAAGAAAGACTATAAATTACCGGTCATTGCACCGGATCTGGATCACAATACGTATGACATTTACCGTCGCTCTGCTTACATCGTCGATCAGCGCTGGTCTATCAAGCAAAACGCCGCGCGTCAGCAGCACATCGATCAGTCGATTTCATTCAACATCTATGTACCGAACTCCATCCGCGCATCGGTTATTTTGGACTTGCACTTGCAGGCATGGAAATCGGGTATGAAAACAACGTACTACATGCGTTCAACCGCAGCGGAGATTGAGGAGTGCGAGTGGTGTCATTCTTAA
- a CDS encoding flavodoxin gives MSFLIAYASWSGNTEEVAELIAENLQSEGVDVDTYRIGIGIIPNVKEYDALCIGSFTWEKGATPDEVKDFVADVGYKPELVYVFGTGDTQFGGDDLFCKAADKLAKFYHSPFEPLKIEQSPRGMQEQAVTNWTKGVLEHWQHLHE, from the coding sequence GTGTCATTCTTAATCGCCTATGCGTCCTGGAGTGGTAACACTGAGGAAGTAGCGGAATTGATTGCGGAAAACTTACAAAGTGAAGGCGTCGACGTCGATACCTATCGTATCGGCATCGGCATCATCCCAAATGTTAAAGAATATGACGCGTTGTGCATTGGTTCCTTCACATGGGAAAAAGGAGCAACACCCGATGAAGTCAAAGATTTCGTGGCGGACGTCGGCTATAAACCCGAGCTCGTCTATGTCTTTGGCACAGGGGATACACAGTTTGGCGGCGATGATCTATTTTGCAAAGCGGCAGACAAGCTGGCGAAATTCTATCATTCTCCATTTGAACCATTGAAGATCGAACAAAGCCCACGCGGCATGCAAGAACAAGCAGTTACGAATTGGACGAAAGGAGTGCTCGAACATTGGCAACACTTACACGAGTAA
- a CDS encoding ribonucleotide-diphosphate reductase subunit beta — protein MATLTRVKVLNPANPNKATAIFGGEASGILNWNDIAHPHFYTLRQRIRALFWTANEVDMTQDVKQFSSLTKEEQSAFLKIIGLLATLDGPQTVIAMKIADFTTDPSVKSILATIADQESEHNHSYAYVLSSVTNLDKQMEAFEMGRTDEVLMKRNERIVDVYNEFAETPTIETVLKAMVYTTLLEGLFFYSGFAFFYNLARHQKMVGTSTMISYINRDELQHGKAISDIFRAALAENPEYNTDEFTEWIYDQFRHSVEQEVIWSRYVLAGIDGLELDEMEGYVKYRANKMLRMLGLSEIYPEFTDNPMKWIRAYVDNFDDTKTDFFEQTSRQYVKTSDLNGFDDL, from the coding sequence TTGGCAACACTTACACGAGTAAAAGTACTGAATCCTGCAAACCCGAATAAAGCAACAGCCATTTTCGGTGGGGAAGCAAGCGGCATCCTGAACTGGAACGACATCGCGCACCCTCATTTCTATACACTACGTCAGCGAATCCGTGCGCTTTTCTGGACAGCGAATGAAGTGGACATGACGCAAGACGTTAAACAATTCTCGAGCCTAACAAAAGAAGAGCAATCCGCATTCTTAAAAATTATCGGCCTACTGGCGACACTCGACGGTCCACAAACGGTCATCGCAATGAAAATCGCAGACTTCACAACGGATCCTTCCGTCAAGTCGATTCTAGCGACAATCGCAGACCAAGAAAGCGAACATAATCACAGCTACGCATACGTACTTTCATCCGTCACGAACTTGGACAAGCAAATGGAAGCCTTCGAAATGGGCCGTACAGACGAAGTATTAATGAAGCGAAATGAACGGATTGTAGATGTCTATAATGAATTTGCGGAGACCCCGACAATCGAAACGGTTCTAAAAGCAATGGTCTACACGACATTATTAGAAGGCCTATTCTTCTACAGTGGCTTCGCATTTTTCTATAACTTGGCGCGCCACCAAAAAATGGTCGGCACATCCACAATGATTTCGTACATTAACCGTGATGAACTGCAGCACGGTAAAGCCATCAGCGACATCTTCCGTGCAGCGTTAGCAGAAAATCCAGAGTACAACACTGACGAATTCACGGAATGGATCTATGACCAATTCCGCCACTCCGTCGAACAAGAAGTCATCTGGAGTCGCTATGTATTAGCAGGAATCGACGGCCTTGAGTTAGATGAGATGGAAGGTTACGTCAAGTATCGCGCAAACAAAATGTTACGCATGCTCGGCTTGAGCGAAATCTACCCAGAGTTCACAGACAATCCAATGAAGTGGATCCGCGCCTACGTCGATAACTTCGACGACACGAAAACGGACTTCTTCGAACAAACGAGCCGTCAGTACGTGAAAACTAGTGATTTGAATGGCTTTGATGATTTGTAA
- a CDS encoding succinate CoA transferase — protein MKGKVDDTVTNELNKVLRCEALKDKIVTAEEAASWIEDGMSLGLSGFTLSGDAKAVPLALAERGKTEDFKVNVFTGASMGPNVDELMANADVINLRVPYQGNPAMRGKINSGDSFYIDQHLSHTSEWIRQGVIGPVDYAIIEAAAITEDGSIIPTGSVGNSPIFVQEAKHVIIELNVNAPMEFEGLHDIYIPDAQNHRKEIPIYSTTDKIGTPGIKVDPEKVVGIVLTEKGDIPSPIVPPDEETQEIANNLLNFFRDEIKLGRMDETLMPLQSGVGSVANAVLDGMRTSEFKDIEVYSEVLQDAIFDLIDDGVVKFASATSLTLSKKRLDNFKDDIAKYRDKLVFRPQEISNHPEVIRRLGIISFNTALELDIYGNVNSTHVSGTRMMNGIGGSGDFARNARIAIFVTKSYAKGGDVSSIVPFSSHVDHTEHDVDVIVTEQGYADLRGLAPRQKAEALIENCAHPDFKEELRDYYNRACEQVGGQTPHILEEALSWHVNLAKNKTMHKTVEAQK, from the coding sequence ATGAAAGGTAAGGTGGATGATACCGTGACAAACGAATTAAATAAGGTACTTCGTTGTGAAGCACTGAAAGACAAAATTGTTACAGCAGAAGAAGCAGCGTCTTGGATCGAGGATGGAATGTCTCTAGGTCTGAGCGGATTTACTTTGTCCGGAGACGCGAAAGCCGTGCCATTGGCATTAGCAGAACGAGGCAAAACTGAGGACTTCAAAGTAAACGTTTTCACTGGCGCTTCTATGGGCCCGAACGTTGATGAATTGATGGCCAATGCAGATGTAATTAATCTACGTGTTCCTTATCAAGGTAACCCGGCAATGCGAGGCAAAATCAACTCAGGTGACTCATTCTACATCGACCAGCACCTTTCCCACACATCTGAATGGATTCGCCAAGGTGTAATTGGACCTGTTGACTATGCAATCATCGAAGCAGCAGCTATTACAGAAGACGGATCGATCATTCCGACTGGTTCTGTTGGTAACTCTCCGATTTTCGTTCAAGAAGCGAAGCATGTCATCATTGAATTGAACGTCAACGCACCAATGGAATTTGAAGGCTTACATGACATCTATATCCCAGATGCTCAAAACCATCGTAAAGAAATTCCTATATACAGTACAACAGATAAAATCGGTACACCAGGTATCAAAGTAGACCCTGAGAAGGTTGTCGGAATCGTACTTACAGAAAAAGGCGATATTCCTTCCCCTATCGTTCCTCCAGACGAAGAGACACAAGAGATCGCAAACAACTTGTTGAACTTCTTCCGTGATGAGATCAAATTGGGCCGTATGGATGAAACACTCATGCCTCTTCAATCAGGTGTTGGTTCGGTTGCGAACGCGGTACTTGACGGTATGAGAACGTCCGAGTTTAAAGATATCGAAGTATATTCCGAAGTACTTCAAGACGCAATCTTCGACTTGATCGATGATGGCGTAGTGAAATTCGCTTCTGCTACTTCATTGACTCTATCTAAAAAACGTTTGGACAACTTCAAAGACGATATCGCTAAATACCGTGACAAGCTTGTATTCCGTCCACAAGAAATCTCAAACCACCCGGAAGTAATCCGTCGTTTGGGTATCATTTCATTCAACACAGCGCTTGAGTTAGACATCTACGGAAACGTAAACTCTACACATGTTAGCGGAACACGCATGATGAACGGTATCGGAGGATCTGGTGACTTCGCTCGTAACGCACGTATCGCGATTTTTGTTACGAAGTCTTACGCAAAAGGCGGAGACGTGTCATCCATCGTACCTTTCTCTTCTCACGTGGACCACACAGAGCACGACGTAGACGTAATTGTTACAGAGCAAGGATACGCGGATCTTCGCGGCTTGGCTCCAAGACAAAAAGCAGAAGCGTTGATCGAAAACTGTGCGCACCCTGATTTCAAGGAAGAGCTTCGTGATTATTACAACAGAGCATGCGAACAAGTGGGCGGACAAACTCCACACATCTTGGAAGAAGCTCTATCTTGGCACGTAAATCTTGCGAAGAACAAGACAATGCACAAGACTGTTGAAGCTCAGAAGTAA